The Daucus carota subsp. sativus chromosome 2, DH1 v3.0, whole genome shotgun sequence genome includes a window with the following:
- the LOC108208377 gene encoding uncharacterized protein LOC108208377 gives MAVLKEVSNAEKGGIEVDNYKNGLVPRITLASVESLTLPLVQEVVLLADFGCKGCQEKVATMMSRMNGETVSIEVSLSEKKVTLTCIYPRSVKDPTQVAKIHKSPVSKSSLIKRLFRSSCT, from the exons ATGGCTGTTCTGAAAGAAGTTAGCAATGCAGAAAAGGGTGGAATTGAGGTAGATAATTACAAGAATGGTCTGGTTCCTCGGATCACTCTAGCTTCTGTTGAATCCTTGACTTTACCTCTC GTGCAGGAAGTTGTTCTTTTAGCGGATTTCGGATGCAAAGGGTGTCAAGAAAAGGTTGCCACCATGATGTCTCGAATGAATG GCGAGACGGTGTCCATTGAGGTGAGCCTTTCGGAGAAGAAGGTGACTCTGACATGCATATATCCTAGAAGTGTCAAGGATCCAACACAAGTTGCTAAAATTCACAAAAGCCCTGTAAGCAAGTCGAGCTTGATCAAGCGCCTATTTCGTTCATCTTGTACCTGA
- the LOC108206029 gene encoding uncharacterized protein LOC108206029 isoform X1 has translation MEAPAYVKWKEAFVLSERGTKEVRYYLKRKDGGSDLVVVGKKKQSLIPLPYRYRVCNEALLSPAYKAASSVLNLKSRNQVVRWLDSIVSAASSHHLQPPRSGSGCLEVNNDCRLSSDKIEGGRLWKLGKHNTEFLLPGSVSTCKDKRKRYQSFQLRGVEISIHNFVYVSAKENKPRIAYLDDMYEDSGGNKMAVVRWFHKIDEVCIALPEIYDREIFFSLCFQHLNIECIDGLASVLSPQHYQIFLREARHTQFKPFVCDKQVDKNDVKPIDITQVKGYTEQKIFECMFTSSASKNVKNHYPAKDGLNLDVECGNAVGNKPKKRLRISYNSSKVIRPGNNLQAPLTNPTVPKLADGSIICRSGNQINPSKESISVVSLPNKGVVMKTAQVLTIGAQVEVLCQDSGVRGCWFRALIIKKNKDKVKVRYLDIKDAADEVHNLEEWILSSRVALPDEWCLRINGRATVRPAPVFNKVQDALVVKDGSVVDVWWHDGWWEGIIIRKEAEDNICVYFPAEKRDSIFCQNDIRPSQEWLGTGWKHIDDRPDLLASVLSNLSRKQDTVKSSDRRSSPCEFVAFDDKVQFGFDQGDTSSNGYKVDDEFGVRDIVKDDVLANLRWMSSRKRKRSSRISSKKPCQSGTKNKGSIRTFGTRTWEKFFISSSVKVDQENCKYTREPAFSSSIVSPLSNMVLSQ, from the exons ATGGAAGCGCCGGCGTATGTAAAATGGAAAGAGGCGTTTGTTCTGAGTGAAAGAGGAACAAAAGAGGTGCGTTATTACTTGAAACGCAAAGATGGGGGCTCAGATCTTGTTGTTGTGGGGAAAAAGAAACAGAGCTTGATTCCGTTGCCGTACCGTTATAGAGTTTGTAATGAAGCTTTGTTGTCTCCGGCTTATAAGGCGGCTTCTTCTGTGTTGAACCTCAAGTCTCGAAACCAGGTTGTTCGTTGGTTGGATTCTATTGTTTCAG CTGCATCCTCACACCATCTTCAGCCTCCACGATCTGGTTCTGGTTGTTTGGAGGTTAACAATGACTGCCGGTTGAGTTCAGACAAGATAGAG GGTGGTCGCTTGTGGAAGCTGGGCAAGCATAATACTGAATTCTTATTGCCTGGTTCTGTATCAACTTGCAAGGACAAAAGGAAGCGATATCAATCATTTCAACTTCGTGGTGTTGAAATTTCG ATTCATAACTTTGTGTATGTATCGGCTAAAGAAAATAAACCACGCATTGCCTACTTGGATGATATGTATGAGGACTCCGGAGGGAATAAAATGGCTGTGGTACGGTGGTTTCACAAAATTGATGAGGTCTGTATTGCTTTACCTGAGATTTATGACAGAGagattttcttttctctttgtTTTCAACATCTCAATATTGAGTGCATTGATGGATTGGCATCTGTTCTCAGCCCCCAGCACTACCAGATATTTTTAAGAGAGGCTAGGCACACTCAGTTCAAACCCTTTGTTTGCGACAAGCAAGTTGACAAGAACGATGTCAAACCAATTGATATCACTCAAGTTAAAGGCTACACTGagcaaaaaatatttgaatgcaTGTTCACTTCATCTGCATCAAAGAATGTCAAGAATCACTATCCTGCCAAAGATGGTCTGAATTTGGATGTGGAGTGTGGCAATGCAGTTGGTAATAAACCTAAGAAGAGGCTTCGGATATCCTATAACTCTTCCAAGGTTATACGGCCAGGCAACAATTTGCAGGCACCACTGACAAATCCCACGGTTCCGAAATTGGCAGACGGTTCAATTATTTGTAGaagtggaaatcaaatcaacCCGTCAAAAGAGTCCATATCTGTTGTCTCTTTACCCAACAAAGGCGTAGTTATGAAGACAGCACAGGTTTTAACTATTGGTGCTCAAGTTGAAGTGCTTTGTCAGGATAGTGGTGTTAGAGGATGCTGGTTTAGGGCTTTGattatcaagaaaaataaagacAAAGTGAAAGTAAGGTATCTAGATATCAAGGATGCTGCAGATGAAGTGCATAATTTAGAG GAATGGATTTTATCATCACGGGTTGCACTACCTGATGAATGGTGCTTACGGATTAATGGGCGGGCAACTGTCAGGCCAGCACCAGTGTTTAATAAAGTCCAGGATGCTTTGGTTGTGAAAGACGGAAGCGTTGTGGATGTGTGGTGGCATGATGGTTGGTGGGAAGGCATCATAATTCGAAAAGAGGCTGAGGACAATATCTGTGTTTATTTTCCAG CGGAAAAACGTGATTCAATATTTTGTCAGAATGATATCAGACCTTCTCAAGAATGGTTAGGAACTGGATGGAAACATATAGACGACAGACCAGATCTCCTGGCTTCAGTTTTGTCCAACCTCAGTAGGAAGCAAGATACTGTTAAGTCCAGTGACAGAAGATCTTCACCTTGCGAATTTGTAGCATTTGATGACAAAGTGCAGTTTGGTTTTGATCAGGGAGATACTTCATCAAATGGCTATAAAGTGGATGATGAATTTGGAGTGCGAGACATTGTAAAAGATGATGTACTGGCCAATTTAAGATGGATGTCTTCAAGGAAGAGAAAACGCAGTAGTAGGATTTCTTCTAAGAAGCCATGTCAAAGTGGGACTAAGAATAAAGGTAGCATCAGAACTTTTGGAACTCGCACCTGGGAAAAGTTTTTCATTTCCTCATCGGTTAAAGTTGATCAAGAGAATTGCAAGTACACCAGGGAACCTGCCTTCAGTTCTTCAATTGTGTCTCCTCTATCAAACATGGTTTTGTCACAATGA
- the LOC108206029 gene encoding uncharacterized protein LOC108206029 isoform X3, which produces MDNTYFPVPTDFEAASSHHLQPPRSGSGCLEVNNDCRLSSDKIEGGRLWKLGKHNTEFLLPGSVSTCKDKRKRYQSFQLRGVEISIHNFVYVSAKENKPRIAYLDDMYEDSGGNKMAVVRWFHKIDEVCIALPEIYDREIFFSLCFQHLNIECIDGLASVLSPQHYQIFLREARHTQFKPFVCDKQVDKNDVKPIDITQVKGYTEQKIFECMFTSSASKNVKNHYPAKDGLNLDVECGNAVGNKPKKRLRISYNSSKVIRPGNNLQAPLTNPTVPKLADGSIICRSGNQINPSKESISVVSLPNKGVVMKTAQVLTIGAQVEVLCQDSGVRGCWFRALIIKKNKDKVKVRYLDIKDAADEVHNLEEWILSSRVALPDEWCLRINGRATVRPAPVFNKVQDALVVKDGSVVDVWWHDGWWEGIIIRKEAEDNICVYFPAEKRDSIFCQNDIRPSQEWLGTGWKHIDDRPDLLASVLSNLSRKQDTVKSSDRRSSPCEFVAFDDKVQFGFDQGDTSSNGYKVDDEFGVRDIVKDDVLANLRWMSSRKRKRSSRISSKKPCQSGTKNKGSIRTFGTRTWEKFFISSSVKVDQENCKYTREPAFSSSIVSPLSNMVLSQ; this is translated from the exons ATGGATAACACATATTTCCCAGTTCCCACAGACTTTGAAG CTGCATCCTCACACCATCTTCAGCCTCCACGATCTGGTTCTGGTTGTTTGGAGGTTAACAATGACTGCCGGTTGAGTTCAGACAAGATAGAG GGTGGTCGCTTGTGGAAGCTGGGCAAGCATAATACTGAATTCTTATTGCCTGGTTCTGTATCAACTTGCAAGGACAAAAGGAAGCGATATCAATCATTTCAACTTCGTGGTGTTGAAATTTCG ATTCATAACTTTGTGTATGTATCGGCTAAAGAAAATAAACCACGCATTGCCTACTTGGATGATATGTATGAGGACTCCGGAGGGAATAAAATGGCTGTGGTACGGTGGTTTCACAAAATTGATGAGGTCTGTATTGCTTTACCTGAGATTTATGACAGAGagattttcttttctctttgtTTTCAACATCTCAATATTGAGTGCATTGATGGATTGGCATCTGTTCTCAGCCCCCAGCACTACCAGATATTTTTAAGAGAGGCTAGGCACACTCAGTTCAAACCCTTTGTTTGCGACAAGCAAGTTGACAAGAACGATGTCAAACCAATTGATATCACTCAAGTTAAAGGCTACACTGagcaaaaaatatttgaatgcaTGTTCACTTCATCTGCATCAAAGAATGTCAAGAATCACTATCCTGCCAAAGATGGTCTGAATTTGGATGTGGAGTGTGGCAATGCAGTTGGTAATAAACCTAAGAAGAGGCTTCGGATATCCTATAACTCTTCCAAGGTTATACGGCCAGGCAACAATTTGCAGGCACCACTGACAAATCCCACGGTTCCGAAATTGGCAGACGGTTCAATTATTTGTAGaagtggaaatcaaatcaacCCGTCAAAAGAGTCCATATCTGTTGTCTCTTTACCCAACAAAGGCGTAGTTATGAAGACAGCACAGGTTTTAACTATTGGTGCTCAAGTTGAAGTGCTTTGTCAGGATAGTGGTGTTAGAGGATGCTGGTTTAGGGCTTTGattatcaagaaaaataaagacAAAGTGAAAGTAAGGTATCTAGATATCAAGGATGCTGCAGATGAAGTGCATAATTTAGAG GAATGGATTTTATCATCACGGGTTGCACTACCTGATGAATGGTGCTTACGGATTAATGGGCGGGCAACTGTCAGGCCAGCACCAGTGTTTAATAAAGTCCAGGATGCTTTGGTTGTGAAAGACGGAAGCGTTGTGGATGTGTGGTGGCATGATGGTTGGTGGGAAGGCATCATAATTCGAAAAGAGGCTGAGGACAATATCTGTGTTTATTTTCCAG CGGAAAAACGTGATTCAATATTTTGTCAGAATGATATCAGACCTTCTCAAGAATGGTTAGGAACTGGATGGAAACATATAGACGACAGACCAGATCTCCTGGCTTCAGTTTTGTCCAACCTCAGTAGGAAGCAAGATACTGTTAAGTCCAGTGACAGAAGATCTTCACCTTGCGAATTTGTAGCATTTGATGACAAAGTGCAGTTTGGTTTTGATCAGGGAGATACTTCATCAAATGGCTATAAAGTGGATGATGAATTTGGAGTGCGAGACATTGTAAAAGATGATGTACTGGCCAATTTAAGATGGATGTCTTCAAGGAAGAGAAAACGCAGTAGTAGGATTTCTTCTAAGAAGCCATGTCAAAGTGGGACTAAGAATAAAGGTAGCATCAGAACTTTTGGAACTCGCACCTGGGAAAAGTTTTTCATTTCCTCATCGGTTAAAGTTGATCAAGAGAATTGCAAGTACACCAGGGAACCTGCCTTCAGTTCTTCAATTGTGTCTCCTCTATCAAACATGGTTTTGTCACAATGA
- the LOC108206029 gene encoding uncharacterized protein LOC108206029 isoform X2 has product MEAPAYVKWKEAFVLSERGTKEVRYYLKRKDGGSDLVVVGKKKQSLIPLPYRYRVCNEALLSPAYKAASSVLNLKSRNQVVRWLDSIVSAASSHHLQPPRSGSGCLEVNNDCRLSSDKIEILFFLFRVVACGSWASIILNSYCLVLYQLARTKGSDINHFNFVVLKFRFITLCMYRLKKINHALPTWMICMRTPEGIKWLWYGGFTKLMSPQHYQIFLREARHTQFKPFVCDKQVDKNDVKPIDITQVKGYTEQKIFECMFTSSASKNVKNHYPAKDGLNLDVECGNAVGNKPKKRLRISYNSSKVIRPGNNLQAPLTNPTVPKLADGSIICRSGNQINPSKESISVVSLPNKGVVMKTAQVLTIGAQVEVLCQDSGVRGCWFRALIIKKNKDKVKVRYLDIKDAADEVHNLEEWILSSRVALPDEWCLRINGRATVRPAPVFNKVQDALVVKDGSVVDVWWHDGWWEGIIIRKEAEDNICVYFPAEKRDSIFCQNDIRPSQEWLGTGWKHIDDRPDLLASVLSNLSRKQDTVKSSDRRSSPCEFVAFDDKVQFGFDQGDTSSNGYKVDDEFGVRDIVKDDVLANLRWMSSRKRKRSSRISSKKPCQSGTKNKGSIRTFGTRTWEKFFISSSVKVDQENCKYTREPAFSSSIVSPLSNMVLSQ; this is encoded by the exons ATGGAAGCGCCGGCGTATGTAAAATGGAAAGAGGCGTTTGTTCTGAGTGAAAGAGGAACAAAAGAGGTGCGTTATTACTTGAAACGCAAAGATGGGGGCTCAGATCTTGTTGTTGTGGGGAAAAAGAAACAGAGCTTGATTCCGTTGCCGTACCGTTATAGAGTTTGTAATGAAGCTTTGTTGTCTCCGGCTTATAAGGCGGCTTCTTCTGTGTTGAACCTCAAGTCTCGAAACCAGGTTGTTCGTTGGTTGGATTCTATTGTTTCAG CTGCATCCTCACACCATCTTCAGCCTCCACGATCTGGTTCTGGTTGTTTGGAGGTTAACAATGACTGCCGGTTGAGTTCAGACAAGATAGAG ATTTTGTTTTTTCTGTTCAGGGTGGTCGCTTGTGGAAGCTGGGCAAGCATAATACTGAATTCTTATTGCCTGGTTCTGTATCAACTTGCAAGGACAAAAGGAAGCGATATCAATCATTTCAACTTCGTGGTGTTGAAATTTCG ATTCATAACTTTGTGTATGTATCGGCTAAAGAAAATAAACCACGCATTGCCTACTTGGATGATATGTATGAGGACTCCGGAGGGAATAAAATGGCTGTGGTACGGTGGTTTCACAAAATTGATGAG CCCCCAGCACTACCAGATATTTTTAAGAGAGGCTAGGCACACTCAGTTCAAACCCTTTGTTTGCGACAAGCAAGTTGACAAGAACGATGTCAAACCAATTGATATCACTCAAGTTAAAGGCTACACTGagcaaaaaatatttgaatgcaTGTTCACTTCATCTGCATCAAAGAATGTCAAGAATCACTATCCTGCCAAAGATGGTCTGAATTTGGATGTGGAGTGTGGCAATGCAGTTGGTAATAAACCTAAGAAGAGGCTTCGGATATCCTATAACTCTTCCAAGGTTATACGGCCAGGCAACAATTTGCAGGCACCACTGACAAATCCCACGGTTCCGAAATTGGCAGACGGTTCAATTATTTGTAGaagtggaaatcaaatcaacCCGTCAAAAGAGTCCATATCTGTTGTCTCTTTACCCAACAAAGGCGTAGTTATGAAGACAGCACAGGTTTTAACTATTGGTGCTCAAGTTGAAGTGCTTTGTCAGGATAGTGGTGTTAGAGGATGCTGGTTTAGGGCTTTGattatcaagaaaaataaagacAAAGTGAAAGTAAGGTATCTAGATATCAAGGATGCTGCAGATGAAGTGCATAATTTAGAG GAATGGATTTTATCATCACGGGTTGCACTACCTGATGAATGGTGCTTACGGATTAATGGGCGGGCAACTGTCAGGCCAGCACCAGTGTTTAATAAAGTCCAGGATGCTTTGGTTGTGAAAGACGGAAGCGTTGTGGATGTGTGGTGGCATGATGGTTGGTGGGAAGGCATCATAATTCGAAAAGAGGCTGAGGACAATATCTGTGTTTATTTTCCAG CGGAAAAACGTGATTCAATATTTTGTCAGAATGATATCAGACCTTCTCAAGAATGGTTAGGAACTGGATGGAAACATATAGACGACAGACCAGATCTCCTGGCTTCAGTTTTGTCCAACCTCAGTAGGAAGCAAGATACTGTTAAGTCCAGTGACAGAAGATCTTCACCTTGCGAATTTGTAGCATTTGATGACAAAGTGCAGTTTGGTTTTGATCAGGGAGATACTTCATCAAATGGCTATAAAGTGGATGATGAATTTGGAGTGCGAGACATTGTAAAAGATGATGTACTGGCCAATTTAAGATGGATGTCTTCAAGGAAGAGAAAACGCAGTAGTAGGATTTCTTCTAAGAAGCCATGTCAAAGTGGGACTAAGAATAAAGGTAGCATCAGAACTTTTGGAACTCGCACCTGGGAAAAGTTTTTCATTTCCTCATCGGTTAAAGTTGATCAAGAGAATTGCAAGTACACCAGGGAACCTGCCTTCAGTTCTTCAATTGTGTCTCCTCTATCAAACATGGTTTTGTCACAATGA